The Aedes albopictus strain Foshan chromosome 2, AalbF5, whole genome shotgun sequence region GCACAAATTTGCTAAgagtgcttgccccccccccccccccccctgaccggaaagctggctacgcccttgaccacgggtgcccaggactgaaagtaagtagtaagtTTCTCCAATGGATTTTTCCAAAAGTACCTCTTGAGACTCCTGTTGAATAATTTTCAGCGATTGCATTCGGTGTTCCTCGCTAgacttcccgggatttctcccggaactatTCTTAGGAATTTCACTAGAGCTGATCCAAAGACTTCTTCATGAGCTTTCCAAtagttcctctcgggatttcttccagaggttttccctgtattgctcccagagtcGGTCATGAGATTTCATCCGCATTTCCTCCtataatatcttcaaaaaattctgtGAGCTTTCTTCTacagtttctcccggaatttctacaggagttatttcCGAGATATTTCTCGAAGGCTCTCGCGGGACTTCTTTTGAGGTCCCTCCTGTGTCTACTCTTGAATTTGTTTTTGTGGTTTCTCCTCGGACTCCCCATTAAAGATTATTTTCGGTTGTGCCCCTGAGAtgtctctattttttttttgggttttatcCTGGATTTTCTCCCAATCCTCAGTGAGAATTTCTGCTATTGTTGGTATAACTTAAGTTCTTTCCACgctttctttcagagattttcccaagaTTTTCCTTGTAGCAGGAGTTCTTGCAGTTATCCTCCTGAGATATTTTTTAGACTTTTTCCCGAGATGACTTCcatatttttttccggaatctCTATTGACCAGTGAATGTGGGTGTTTTTCAAGTTTCTCTaatagttgctccaggagttctttaagagCTTTTTTCGGAATACCTATTGAGAAAACCTACGATATATCTTGTAACGAATTACCCGAAAAgtatcggaagaaatcctggtaaAATCTAAAAATAGTCTCAGTGAAGACTTATTGGGAAAATCTTGagaaaaatttcggaaaaaatgtaaAGAAAAACTGGGACTTCTAGGAAAAAGTTCTGGGAGTAATCCGACTTACTTAGGAGTAACTTGTTAcagaaatctcgggaagaactCTAAGAGAAACCCTAGAaaattccatggaagaacttctgcagaaatctcgcaAAAATCTCAGGACAAAGTGTTGAAAATTCATCCCAAAAAACCACTAAgagaaagttcctgaaggaactttggaatttttttggaagatatttggaaggaattcagcgaaaaactatgaaagatattCCGGAATGTACTCTTGCTGAGATCTCGCAAAAGACTCCTGCATAAAACGCTGAGAGAAACCCTGGTAGAAATACCAGAAACAACTCTCAGAAGTCCTCAGAAGGAACACcggaaaaatcttggaaggaaatcTGGCAGAAAATCCGGAAATACCTCTGGATGGCACCTAGgggaaaacttttggagaaaaacAAAGAAACACTCTGGTAaagctccagaaaaaaacttagACAAATTCAAGTAAGAATTTCGCGCAGAATCACGGGATTAACTCTGTGAAAAACTACGAAAGCATTGAAGAACGAATAGGGAAAAAAAGATTCCgtaaggaatccaagaaaaaatcttggatagaATTTCGAATGCAATTGCAATCTTTCGGAACGAATTATAAATAATTTTTCAAGCAAATGGCTAAACAaatgtctcaaggaattcctcatccctgaaaaagttctaaATGGGACAGAGTTTCTCCAGAGTTTACTAGTACTTATCAGAATGGCCAGCTCAATCGGCAGTGCATGATTTTATTCGAGACTATCTGTCCCGGCAATCTTAAAAACGACGATCCCCATATAGCTCAAAAGGTCGtggagaatagaatagaatagttaGTTTATAACACGTTTTAGTAATTTGCTCAAAGTCTCAGGTTCCTTTTCACATATTTAGTAGTTTATTCTCACAGCTGTGCGTTTTCGGTAATGTTCTTCGTTCATGAATGGTACTTTACAACATGTACTTCTGGTtccaattgaaaaatttatgataTTTCAACTTTTTCACTCAATTCACTCTAGATTTTTGATCATTCCCAGCGATATACCAAAACAAGACTGAATTTTGAAGGGGAATTTTTCGTTCTGTGAGCAAttaaaaccgtgcttcaaaaacaaataaaaaaagaaaaatttttgaaatttcacaacttttaaaatatgaaattacctaaaatttaaatattttgcattGTAGTAAACCAATTTTGAATCTGTTCGCATGAATAAAAAGCTAAATAtaatatttttcgatcatttgaacacAACAATGTTTATGGTCAGACTAATGGAAGACGAGATATTGTCGAGTATATGAatttaaattttagaaaaattttcgaaaatcaaTGTAGTCAAGTATTGTTTTAATAAGAAAATAATTGGGTTGTGTGTATCGCCGTCTGTAGTAATTTGCAGTTTTGGATTTCGGCTaagctgcccatattcgcatagttgacgtaagcgcctcTGTAGTTTTCACCATACATTTTCAATTTTAGCAACGAATAATACGTAATTCAAGAGTTTTCCGCGTCGACATTTAAATAACAGTTAAATCTTATGCTCTATTTAATAAAATAGGTCACAAATATGTACATGTGTTTGATATAAGCTAGTGTATACTGTCATTGCCAATGATGGTTACAacgtttcggtcctcggatcgACCTTTTTCAgggctcgataataatcaaatgatcaatttgatgaAGTTTCAAAAATTGACCAGTTGATttttatcgagccctgaagaaggtccgacccgaggaccgaaacgtcggcgaagataacaaactatcaacgctaaaaccaaagactgccTAAATCGAAATCCAAAACTGCAAAAtaagaaaattatttaaaaattctttctcaacgtacatTTGAATCAAAATGTTAGCGAGTGACAGTAAAAAATAGTATACGAAGAATGAAATGTATAAAgtgaaaaaatagaacaaaaagcgATTTCAAATTGTCAGACTTGtgaagaaagtcgaaaaaatgtccgctctactggattttttttattcccgtTTTCGAACTCAAGATATGATTCTACAGTAAAAATTATCATTAGCTTACTGAGGTCAAAAATGCTATAAATTGGAAataacaacctttttccttgtgACCAAATCAGCAAATTCAAAGCTTATAACGCCGGAGTAAGTTCAATAACCTGCATCGCTAGATTTCGCAATAGCTTCCACCGGCGGTACCTTGGGAAGTCACGTTTTAATGCTGCGCCAACTAACGTTTAGCCGGCAATGAAATGAAGTCGGTAGGCTCGAACGATGGTCGAGTTGTAGCAAAAGAGAAAGTTTGTTTCCATTCATCTGGTGGAGCCTACGCGAATAGCGTTTAGCTGCACCAGTTGATGCAACATGAGTCAGCAACATGTGAACGCTGGGGAACTGTCTGTCTTAATTTTACGATAAATGTTTTTAAGGCGCAAAAATTAACGCAATAATTAGTCAATTAGATATTATATCATAAGTGTTTCTACATattgtatagtttttttttgtctttttcgtTCTTATCCTATATTTTGCATAAATTCAAAGTTATTATTATTTCTACTTCAGGTAAAAACGCATTATTTTAGTGTTCTAGAGATTTTGCAGTTATAAACTTCAAGAAAAAGTTGATCACAAAAACCTCTGTCCTGTCAAACGAACTTTCAGTTTCATAATGTAATGTGAAGGATGCCCCTTTGAAAGAGGAAAACCGTTTTAGTCCGTGCTCATGAAGTTCGCTTTTTTCTGCTTTCGGTGACTTGTATGTAATACAAGATGTAAAAGGAAAAGTGAAGGTACTTTCTTTCACGTCTGCTCCGGACAGCCTTAGTGTCTCGCAACGACAAAAATAAAAACCGGTTCCAAATTTACGTCTCAAATGGCAACGCAGCGTGCTGTGATGATGGTGACGGCAATGACGAGACGAGATGGTCATCATTTACGCAATTCGCAATACCATGCCCGAAGACGTTCGACGACAGTCGCTGTTAATGACTCAAGCGGAGATTTCGCTGTTAGATTGATACTTTTTCAATGCCATATCAGGGCGCGGGACGCTGCTGCGCTAAGCAGCGATTATGTGTGCTTTTGTGACGTCACAGAGGTTTGTTTGGAATGTCAAGTAAAATAGAAGCGCACAAACGAGTTTTGTCGTTGAATGGTGTGTGGTGCGGTGTTTCGCCGCCAGGTTGACATCAACGCGATTTTTTGTTGGATGGTCAATTCACACCTGTGTTTACTTATAGCCATATATTGTGCTGTCGTGGTGTTGATCCACTACAAATTCAGATGAATCCTGTTTGAGATGTTTGATAATCTTGCTGCGAAGCAGAATTCCTAATTAAATTTCCAAATACATGTGTTCTTTGTTTGTTCAATGACTGTttcacacacttatttctgaaacaCATGTTCACATGTTATAAACTATTTCGGCGAACCTGCATTCTTTCAAACTTGCATTTGTAGCAACCGTTAAAAAGGATTACGATGAAGAGCAAGTATTCAGAATGTGACGTTTGTTTATCTGTTCTGTGTATTTCAGATACAGAAACAATGGACAAAACCGAAATCGTTCTTGTTTATATTATTTTCTAACATCATACGAATCATTTATGACAATCAAACAGTCTTGAGCTTGTGCGTCTTGCTtcagcgcacaatgcttttattGAAATAATGTTTTAAAACTAAATAGCACGTTTTTGCTGTCGCATCACTTCACGGAAGACGAACTCGCCATAGTATGGCGCATCAACGTAGGAATGTCTAAATATCGCAAACTTGTTATTATGAACACTTGAATCAGCTTTCATTGTTCCATTGAGAATCCTGGTAAGATTCACATACCAAGAGTATGCTTTACCAGTAAAGGAAGATATTTGCTGTTCGGTTCGGTTGTACTATGTTTAGAACACCAAGTTTGTAAACGGTGCAATTACAATATCACAATCCTGTAACACATTCCTGCTTATATTCTGTTCAACATACTAACGCACATTCTTCGTCTCCTTTCCCAACAGTGGCCGCCTTAAACATGTGCAAAGCCCCCGAATCGTACGAGACGTACGCCTTCAATCTTCCGGACAAATTCAAACTGGCCGCTCAGGACGAACTCCGCGAGGACGACGACATCCGGGAGAACGCGCTCAAGCAGTTCCGCGAGTGGATCGCCAAGCATCCGCTGATCAAGAAATGCCGCACCGACGCTCCGTTCCTACTGCGGTTCCTGCGAACCAAGAAATTCTCCATCCCTGCCGCCACGGAAATGCTCGAGAAGTACCTCTCCATCCGTCAGATCTACCCCAACTGGTTCCACAAGCTGGATATCAACGACGCAGAATTGGAGGCCATCATCGACACCGGGTATCTGTTTGCCCTGCCCGAACGTGACGAACGTGGCCGCAAGATTGTGTTCTCCTGCGCCGGCAAGTACGATACCAATCGCTTCACAGCCGCCCAGTTGATCCGGGTCCACTCGATGGTCGTCGAGGCTCTCTTGGACGAAGAAGAATCGCAGATCGCCGGCTACGTTCACGTGATCGATGATTCCGATCTGACGATGGGATTCCTCGGAATCTGGTCTTTCACCGATATCAAGAATCTGGCTAACTGCGTCCAGAACTCGCTACCGATGCGACAGAAGGAGAACCACTTCGTCAACCTGCCATCGTTCGCCAACAAACTGTCCGATTTCATCCTTTCCGTTCTGAGCGAGAAACTGAAGAACCGTGTGTTCGTCCACAAAAGCATGGACGAGCTGAAGACCAAGGTGAACCCCAAACTGCTACCCAAAGAATACGGCGGTACCGTCCCGATGGCTGAGTGCGTTGCGCAGTTCAAGGCGTCCCTGAAGGCGAAACGAGACCAGCTGGTTGCGCTCGACGAGATGCAGATCGAGATCAACAAAAACTCTGCCTACTGGGCCGAAACTACCGACGCAGATATCGCTGCCGGAGTGATCGGTAGCTTCCGGAAGCTGGAGGTCGACTAGGtccccctgtttttttttttaattcccctCTAGAAATCCCCTTTACTTTTTATTCTAACGTTAACGTTCAATGGGTGCCGAATAACTTCGGTAGCTTTTTATCAGAAATAAATGTAGTTCTATTCAAACTTAGGTAAACAAATGATAATTAGTTAAAAATGTGAGAAAGAGACGATTTCAGCTAGAAACGATCCTCTATCCCTCCAAACAGGTGGAACAAAGTTACCAAAACTCAACTGTATCGCTATTGAATGCTATCGAATTTTATGCGTAGGGCCGGGGATTATTCGCTCCCAAAAACTACTTCCATAGCAAAATGTAGAATTGTACTGCTTATTTGTTTACTTTTATATCCCGACAGCAAAACTCTTCTCTGTGATTATGGTTTCAGAAACTAGCACAGACTAGGACGAGGTAAAATTAATCTAAATCCTTAACTTATTACTTATACTCTGTCCGCTATATTATACCTTACGAAAAATTTATGCACGGTATGGAAAGGAACATGTAATCTTCATGTATTTAGTGAGTAGAATAGGTCGACCTCCTCAATATCTTCCTCCTCCGTTCCCTTGAGATGTGTATTATCGAACATTTTATGCAAACATAAACGTTACGTATTTGCTTATCAGCAATGTTTTATCAAATAATAAAGTTTAGGAAAGTTTACTTTTGACTGTATTTACTTCATtccgaaaatccaaaaaaaaattctcattgTTTCTCTTGCTGATCCAACACTCCTAAAGACAGGACTGCAACTGCGAAAATACTTAGAATTGTCACCATGTCAAAGGGtgcatcaatacttcatcaataccGGAACCAAAAAAACAAATGTtctcctttcaaaaaaaaatcaacaatggtTTGtttgattgaaatgatgtcttcttAGACGTTCCAGGATATTTAAAAGGCTTTTGACAAAAAATACACTGCGAGTAATATTCATTTCGGATATGTGTTAGATACCATATAAATTCCATTTTCCAAAAAACTTACCcttcatttttttattaattttctgtagaaagctaacTTTTTGCCTCAGAATTTTCCAAGTAGCTCCAGGATAGTCAAATATTTCTAactatttttctcaaatttttatttttcattgatttccaAAAAAATAGAAGGAAACAATAGATTCTACGTAGTATTTCCAACGAAAACgatatgcatattttttttctacatcCAACCGTTCATAAGCTACAGtgagttcaagaaaaaaaaaataatattaaaaagtctataagaacttttgaaataatGCATGAGAATTTTTACTATTTAATTGTTTTAGTATAAAAATATATGTAttgactagctgtccccggcaaactgcttactgtgtttttttgacgtttcaagtccctagccaagtcaAAGTcctcgttcaaaatgtatgaaatttatccatgttttttgcctcataaaccgggattcgggatttttattatacaaatcccgggaaaatccaaagttttcaaaatacaataaaaaatgcgtggaaaaaatcccaaaacctTTATTTTTTT contains the following coding sequences:
- the LOC109413983 gene encoding clavesin-1, which encodes MAALNMCKAPESYETYAFNLPDKFKLAAQDELREDDDIRENALKQFREWIAKHPLIKKCRTDAPFLLRFLRTKKFSIPAATEMLEKYLSIRQIYPNWFHKLDINDAELEAIIDTGYLFALPERDERGRKIVFSCAGKYDTNRFTAAQLIRVHSMVVEALLDEEESQIAGYVHVIDDSDLTMGFLGIWSFTDIKNLANCVQNSLPMRQKENHFVNLPSFANKLSDFILSVLSEKLKNRVFVHKSMDELKTKVNPKLLPKEYGGTVPMAECVAQFKASLKAKRDQLVALDEMQIEINKNSAYWAETTDADIAAGVIGSFRKLEVD